A stretch of DNA from Sphingopyxis sp. MWB1:
AAGCGTTCGCCCCGGCGGATGGTGACATCATCAGGCCCGGTCACGGTGACGCTTTCAAACCCTTCAAAAGCATAGCTGCGCGTTCCCTTGGCATCCGATGTGCCGCTGTCCGCCACGCTTTCGCTCTTCGAATCGTCATTGCCCAGGGTGAGGCTGCCGTCGCATCCCGCTACCGTCAGGGCCATTGCCAGCGGCAGCGCCGCCATTGTCCAGTTTCGCATCTTGCGTCTCCTATGTGTATTATGCATATAATACGGCGTCGCCGCCCTGTCCAGCAGCGCGTCCTTTTTGCCCGTTCCGCCTTCTTGTCGCCACCTTCCTGTGCCAGACGAGCGGCTTGCCCACAGGATAGAGACGATGAGCGTAGCCTTCCGGCGCGAAAGCGACGATGAACATAAAGAACCCGAATATGAACTGCCGATCCCGCTCGGTCCCAATCTGGTGACCCCGCGCGGCGCGCGGCTGCTGGGCGAATGGGAAAACGAGCTCAAAGCCGCCATCGCCGCCGAAGTTGCCGAGGAGCCGCGCAAAAAGCTTCAGCGCCAGTTTCGCTATGTCGCAACCCGCAAGGCCAGCGCCGAAATCGCGCCCCCGCCGCCTGCTGGCACCATCGGCATCGGCAGCATCGTCACCTATCGGTTGAACGGCGCCGAGCGTCAGATCATCATCGTCGGCCATGACGAGGCTGACCCTGCCGCCGCACGCATCGCCTTCACCGCGCCCTTGGGCCGCGCGATGATCGGCGCCGAAACGGGCGACCTCCTTGCCTTTCAGGGGCGCGAGGATGCGCTGGAAGTCATCGATGCGCGGCCCGATGAAGAGGTGCAGCAATGAAAG
This window harbors:
- a CDS encoding GreA/GreB family elongation factor; translated protein: MSVAFRRESDDEHKEPEYELPIPLGPNLVTPRGARLLGEWENELKAAIAAEVAEEPRKKLQRQFRYVATRKASAEIAPPPPAGTIGIGSIVTYRLNGAERQIIIVGHDEADPAAARIAFTAPLGRAMIGAETGDLLAFQGREDALEVIDARPDEEVQQ